A genomic region of Saccopteryx bilineata isolate mSacBil1 chromosome 1, mSacBil1_pri_phased_curated, whole genome shotgun sequence contains the following coding sequences:
- the PRSS35 gene encoding inactive serine protease 35, with product MENILFWLIFFTLGWTLINGSEMEQNLMWHLRKVPRVVSERTFHLTSPTFEADAKMVLRKVCGIECQKELPAPSLSDLEDSLSYETVAENGTRTLTRVKVQGLVIEPTQNISAKGGSVRRRRQVYGTDSRFSILDKRFLTNFPFNTAVKLSTGCSGVLVSPSHVLTAAHCVHDGRDYIKGSKKLRVGLLKMRNKGVGKKRRGSKRSRREANAGDQREGSKENLKGRATAGRRKGSARGQRATEGRPSFQWTRVKNTHIPKGWATGGKGDAALDYDYALLELKRAHKKKYMELGISPTIKKLPGGMIHFSGFDHDRADQLVYRFCSVSDESNDLLYQYCDAESGSTGSGVYLRLKEPNKKNWKRKIIAVYSGHQWVDVHGVQKDYNVAVRITPLKYAQICLWIHGDGANCTYG from the coding sequence atggaaaatatactaTTTTGGTTGATATTTTTCACCCTTGGGTGGACCCTCATCAATGGATCAGAGATGGAACAGAATTTGATGTGGCATTTGAGGAAAGTACCCCGGGTTGTCAGTGAAAGAACTTTCCATCTCACTAGCCCCACCTTCGAGGCAGATGCTAAGATGGTGTTAAGGAAAGTGTGCGGCATTGAATGCCAGAAAGAACTCCCAGCTCCCAGCCTTTCTGACCTGGAAGATTCTCTTTCCTATGAGACTGTCGCTGAGAATGGCACCCGAACCTTGACCAGAGTGAAAGTTCAAGGTTTGGTCATTGAGCCAACTCAAAATATCAGCGCAAAAGGAGGGTCTGTTAGGAGAAGGAGACAGGTGTACGGCACAGACAGCAGGTTCAGCATCTTGGACAAAAGATTCTTGACTAATTTCCCTTTCAATACAGCTGTGAAACTCTCCACCGGCTGCAGTGGCGTTCTGGTCTCCCCCAGTCATGTTCTAACTGCTGCCCACTGTGTGCACGATGGGAGGGACTACATTAAAGGGAGTAAAAAGCTTAGGGTAGGGTTGTTGAAGATGAGGAATAAAGGAGTTGGCAAGAAGCGTAGGGGTTCTAAGAGGAGCAGGAGAGAAGCTAATGCTGGTGACCAAAGAGAGGGTAGCAAAGAGAATCTGAAGGGGAGGGCCACAGCTGGCAGAAGGAAGGGATCTGCCCGGGGTCAGAGGGCCACTGAGGGCAGGCCCTCCTTCCAGTGGACCCGGGTCAAGAATACCCACATTCCCAAAGGCTGGGCCACAGGAGGCAAGGGCGATGCGGCCCTGGACTATGACTACGCTCTTCTGGAGCTGAAGCGCGCtcacaaaaagaaatacatgGAACTAGGAATCAGTCCAACCATCAAGAAGCTGCCGGGGGGGATGATCCACTTCTCAGGATTTGATCACGATAGAGCAGATCAGTTGGTCTACCGGTTTTGTAGCGTGTCCGATGAATCTAACGATCTCCTCTACCAATACTGCGATGCCGAGTCAGGCTCCACTGGTTCCGGGGTCTACCTGCGTCTCAAAGAGCCCAACAAAAAGAATTGGAAGCGCAAAATCATTGCAGTCTATTCAGGCCACCAGTGGGTGGATGTCCACGGTGTTCAAAAGGACTACAACGTGGCGGTGCGCATCACTCCCCTCAAGTACGCCCAGATTTGCCTCTGGATTCACGGAGATGGTGCCAACTGTACTTACGGATAA